In Nonomuraea sp. NBC_00507, the following are encoded in one genomic region:
- a CDS encoding LacI family DNA-binding transcriptional regulator, translating into MTTPKRRLPVMADVAREAGVSHQTVSRVLNDHPNVRPGTRARVEEAITRLGYRRNLVARALVTKRSRTLGVVSFDTTLYGPASTIYGIEQAARTAGYFVSIVSLKTIDAHNVRDAIDYLTEQGVDGVVVVAPQLSATAALEGLPPGMPAVAVEGTTYRADVSAVCIDQVEGAKLATRHLLEQGHETVWHVSGPPEWLETEGRLQGWRAALEEAGRPVPEPLAGDWSPRAGYEAGKSLAAMDGVTAVFAANDQMALGVLRALGELGVRVPEQISVVGFDDIPESEFFSPPLTTVRQDFDVVGRHCIEVLLRQIDVGHTAFERLVVRPSFVVRSSTACAGR; encoded by the coding sequence GTGACCACCCCCAAACGTCGCCTCCCGGTCATGGCCGACGTGGCCAGGGAGGCAGGCGTATCGCATCAGACGGTCTCCCGGGTGCTCAATGACCACCCGAACGTCCGGCCCGGCACCAGAGCCAGGGTGGAGGAGGCGATCACCAGGCTGGGCTACCGGCGCAACCTGGTCGCCCGCGCCCTGGTCACCAAGCGGTCCCGGACGCTCGGCGTGGTCAGCTTCGACACCACGCTGTACGGCCCGGCCAGCACGATCTACGGCATCGAGCAGGCGGCCAGGACCGCGGGCTACTTCGTCAGCATCGTGAGCCTGAAGACGATCGACGCCCACAATGTGCGCGACGCCATCGACTACCTCACCGAGCAGGGCGTGGACGGCGTCGTGGTGGTCGCGCCGCAACTGTCGGCCACGGCCGCTCTGGAGGGGCTGCCGCCCGGCATGCCGGCGGTGGCGGTCGAGGGCACCACCTACCGGGCCGACGTGTCGGCGGTCTGCATCGATCAGGTCGAGGGCGCCAAGCTCGCCACGCGGCACCTGCTGGAGCAGGGCCACGAGACGGTCTGGCACGTCAGCGGCCCGCCGGAGTGGCTGGAGACCGAGGGCCGGCTCCAGGGCTGGCGCGCCGCCCTGGAGGAGGCCGGCCGGCCGGTGCCCGAGCCGCTGGCCGGTGACTGGAGCCCGCGCGCCGGTTACGAGGCGGGCAAGAGCCTGGCCGCGATGGACGGCGTCACCGCCGTCTTCGCGGCCAACGACCAGATGGCGCTCGGCGTGTTGCGCGCGCTCGGCGAGCTGGGCGTGCGGGTCCCCGAGCAGATCAGCGTGGTCGGCTTCGACGACATCCCCGAGTCCGAATTCTTCTCGCCACCGCTCACGACCGTCAGACAGGACTTCGACGTGGTAGGCAGGCACTGCATCGAGGTGCTGCTGCGGCAGATCGATGTGGGCCACACCGCGTTCGAGCGTCTGGTCGTGAGACCCAGCTTCGTGGTGAGGTCGAGTACAGCCTGTGCCGGTAGATGA
- the mmsB gene encoding multiple monosaccharide ABC transporter permease, producing MSSITPADVQVGAKGDGGAPRQPGRVSLGGLSLNLRSSGIYIAFALIIALFSVLTDGALLQPQNISNIIVQNSYVLILAIGMILIIIAGHIDLSVGSVVAVTGALAAVLMVNMGMPWPLALLITLVAGALIGAWQGYWIAYFGIPAFIVTLAGMLLFRALTLTVLGNQGIGPFPDQVRTLANGFTNGYLGNIGLGPLGGADLFSLLIGLVAIAGMVTSQWRTRGARKGYGQSVEPMALFVLKMAAGAALILFLVVQLARFKNLPWVLVLLAVLVLAYSLMANRTVFGRQIYAIGGNLQAAVMSGVKVKSVVFWIFVNMGVLSAIAGIIFAGRLNQAGPTAGNSFELDAIAAAFIGGAAVQGGVGKVVGAITGGLIMAVINNGMSLIGSPSERVMLVKGAVLLAAVAFDVWTKRRAGASR from the coding sequence ATGAGTAGCATCACGCCCGCCGACGTGCAGGTCGGCGCCAAGGGCGACGGGGGAGCGCCACGGCAGCCGGGACGGGTGTCGCTCGGCGGACTGTCGCTGAACCTGCGTTCGAGCGGTATCTACATCGCCTTCGCGCTGATCATCGCGCTGTTCTCGGTGCTGACCGACGGCGCGCTGCTTCAGCCGCAGAACATCTCCAACATCATCGTCCAGAACTCCTACGTCCTGATCCTCGCGATCGGCATGATCCTGATCATCATCGCCGGGCACATCGACCTGTCGGTCGGCTCGGTGGTGGCGGTCACCGGGGCGCTGGCCGCCGTGCTCATGGTCAACATGGGCATGCCGTGGCCGCTGGCGCTGCTCATCACGCTGGTGGCCGGCGCGCTGATCGGAGCCTGGCAGGGCTACTGGATCGCGTACTTCGGCATCCCCGCGTTCATCGTGACGCTGGCCGGCATGCTGCTGTTCCGGGCGCTCACCCTCACCGTGCTCGGCAACCAGGGCATCGGCCCGTTCCCCGACCAGGTCCGCACGCTGGCCAACGGCTTCACCAACGGCTACCTCGGCAACATCGGCCTCGGCCCGCTCGGCGGCGCCGACCTGTTCAGCCTCCTCATCGGCCTGGTCGCGATCGCCGGCATGGTGACCTCGCAGTGGCGCACCCGGGGCGCCCGCAAGGGCTACGGCCAGTCGGTCGAGCCGATGGCGCTGTTCGTGCTGAAGATGGCGGCCGGGGCCGCGCTGATCCTCTTCCTCGTCGTGCAGCTGGCCCGCTTCAAGAACCTGCCGTGGGTGCTGGTGCTGCTGGCGGTGCTGGTGCTGGCGTACTCGCTGATGGCCAACCGCACGGTCTTCGGCCGGCAGATCTACGCCATCGGCGGCAACCTCCAGGCGGCCGTCATGTCCGGCGTGAAGGTCAAGTCGGTGGTCTTCTGGATCTTCGTGAACATGGGCGTGTTGTCGGCGATCGCCGGCATCATCTTCGCCGGCCGGCTCAACCAGGCGGGTCCGACCGCTGGTAACAGCTTCGAGCTGGACGCCATCGCCGCGGCCTTCATCGGCGGCGCGGCCGTCCAGGGCGGCGTCGGCAAGGTGGTCGGCGCGATCACCGGCGGCCTGATCATGGCGGTCATCAACAACGGGATGTCCCTCATCGGCTCCCCGAGCGAGCGGGTCATGCTCGTCAAGGGCGCCGTGCTCCTCGCCGCTGTCGCGTTCGATGTCTGGACCAAGCGCAGGGCAGGCGCGTCGCGATAA